The Setaria viridis chromosome 9, Setaria_viridis_v4.0, whole genome shotgun sequence sequence TTGTATCCTTGAGAATCATAGGAGTTTGCTCATTCAATTACTTATGCAGGTTTGGTGGTTCCAAAGTTGAGTTCAAAGACCATTAAGCAGGCCGTTGGAATTGTGGGCTGCATCATCATGCCTCACAATGTTTTCTTGCATTCCGCCCTAGTGCAGTCCAGGAAGATTGACACAAACAAGAAATCCCGTGTTCAAGAAGCAGTGTACTACTACAACATTGAGTCAATTCTTGCACTCATTGTGTCCTTCTTTATTAATATCTGTGTCACAACGGTTTTTGCCAAAGGATTTTATGGGACTGAACAGGCTGGTAATATAGGTCTTGAGAATGCCGGGCAGTACTTACAGGAAAAATACGGAACTGCATTCTTTCCCATCCTCTATATCTGGGCTATTGGTTTGTTAGCATCTGGACAGAGTAGCACGATTACTGGCACATACGCAGGCCAATTTGTTATGGGAGGTTTCCTTAATCTTCGACTGAAGAAGTGGCTACGAGCAATGATTACTCGAAGTTTCGCCATTATTCCAACTATGATTGTGGCTCTGTTTTTTGATACTGAAGATCCTACGATGGATATTCTGAATGAATCACTCAATGTTCTTCAGTCCATACAGATTCCATTTGCACTAATACCTCTCATCACCCTTGTTTCAAAGGAACAAGTCATGGGATCATTCGTAGTTGGTCCCATCACCAAagtaagttttttttctttgagtttTGTTCATTAAAAAATCATGTTTGAAGGTAGTTAATGACCAATTGATTATTTCTGCATGAGACCATGATATGTTATTTCACTGTGCTGTTTTATTTCAGTATCTGAAAGAACTAGAAGCTGATGGGAATCCTTAAGTTCTTTCCTTAATAGAAGAATGCCTAGTTTCAATTTCTGGTCTTAGTTGTGTTATTAATCGAGACGCCTTAACATGATTCTTCAATGTTTTATGCCATAGAACTTACCCAGGCATGAGAACTCTTATATCATTTACAGGTTATTCTGTGTACATGCATTTGTATGTACCTTGTTCAATATGGTTCGCCTAACTCACAGTTAATCGAAGACGTAGTTAACCTGTTGTTCTTTCTCTGATGGCATGAGGCTCCTTTACACAATTAGTAACACCGCCCAGCCTAATTTGCTATATTAACACCTTTTGTGCTCTCAGGTGATTAGCTGGATTGTTACGGTCTTTCTAATGCTTATCAATGGATATCTTATCGTTTCATTCTACATTACTGATGTCCGGGGTGCAGTGCTTCGCTCAAGCTTGTGTGTTGTGCTGGTTGTTTACCTTGCATTCATCGTCTATCTTATCGTGCGGAATACTTCGCTGTATTCTCGCCTTTGCTCATCAATGCCAAAGAGGTCATGAGTATTTCAGCATTGTCATTCACCACCATGATGGACTGGGATAGTGGATTATACCCGAAGAAAGCTGCTGCTCCATGTAAAGATTGTACCGCTGCCCATTTGTATTGGCTCCAGAGAAGTCTTTATATGCATATCCcttgtatgcttgtatttatGGGATATCTGGTAGTAGGCTTCTCCTTTAGGATGGACTGAGGCACCGGGGCACTCTCATATTTGAGGGTACACGCAGTAGATAGATTTGTTATTTCTTTCTCATTTCTGATTATTATGGTGATGCGAAAACACTATTGACATAATGGCATTGCCTGATTACTCAGCTGCCGCAAATTTCCTTCTGGGACTGAGCAGATGAAGTTTTCCGAATGATCTGTAAAGTTTGATGGTGCAGTCCTGAATTCCAGGATCTCACCGTATCTTCCGCTGCACCTTGAATGGAGATTCTTGCAAGATATAGTGAAGCAACTGCACTTTGTGATCTACATATGTATTGTTCCTTTTTGCCCCTCAACCTGTTCTAAAGCCGTTTGTTTATGTTCCTCAACCTGTTCTAAAACTGGGATCCATTCCCGCTCTCTGCACTCCTGCAGGGCTGCAGGCCCCGGCCGgggaggtcgtcgtcgtcgtcatcgacgACCCGCTCGGCCGCTCTATAGGGGTGCAGAGAGCTTTGACCCGCTCGACCTGGTACTGCCTGCTAgatgctagctgctgctgctacttctACCGAAGGTCCTGCTCCTGCGGTACTACTGATGGGCCAGCCGAGAAGGCAACCTCACGTGAGACGGCCCAACAGGAGATTCATGGGTCCGGAATGGGTACAGCCCAAGTAGGTGGCGTACGTGagtaaataaaggaaagaaacgtgGAATTGACTTCTCCTAAACTGTCCCTCCTCATGCTCTTCGATCCCCAAATTCTTGTTCTCCGATCCCTCCCTGCTCCAATTCTCCTTCTGATCGCTTCTCTAGTGGCTTGTGTGTAAAACATAATGGTGTAGATGTCAAAAGAGTAAACCTAAAATTATTAATGGCTTATTGTCCTACTCCTCCAGCAATAGAAATAGTTACTTCATCCTCTCGCTCCAGCATGAATATTGTACGTCTTTAAAACAACGAATTTTCCTACTCTATTATTTACCGCATCCACACCGCCGAGCCCACAGGTACACGTGCGCCTCTGCACATATTAAGAAAGGGGATGTATCATGCATATAATGTAGCCGGGTTaaaccccccctcccccccccccacacacaaaAATTTTGGTCGGTTCGAATTTTGGTCGGTTCGATTTAAAACCAACATCACAAATCAACCATGTAACCT is a genomic window containing:
- the LOC117839155 gene encoding metal transporter Nramp2, producing MASRDLNESLLPGGGGGSAAAAASASHDEYEERAYDSDDKVSISISDSDAEADDGGPPSRPPFSWRKLWRFTGPGFLMCIAFLDPGNLEGDLQAGAAAGYQLLWLLLWATVMGALVQLLSARLGVATGKHLAELCREEYPPWATRALWAMTELALVGADIQEVIGSAIAIKILSGGTVPLWGGVVITALDCFIFLFLENYGVRKLEAFFAVLIATMAVSFAVMFGETKPSGKELLIGLVVPKLSSKTIKQAVGIVGCIIMPHNVFLHSALVQSRKIDTNKKSRVQEAVYYYNIESILALIVSFFINICVTTVFAKGFYGTEQAGNIGLENAGQYLQEKYGTAFFPILYIWAIGLLASGQSSTITGTYAGQFVMGGFLNLRLKKWLRAMITRSFAIIPTMIVALFFDTEDPTMDILNESLNVLQSIQIPFALIPLITLVSKEQVMGSFVVGPITKVISWIVTVFLMLINGYLIVSFYITDVRGAVLRSSLCVVLVVYLAFIVYLIVRNTSLYSRLCSSMPKRS